Below is a window of Jonesiaceae bacterium BS-20 DNA.
GCCGTCAGTAGGGTCAGTGCGCGTGGTGTTCCTGGATGAATCTAAGCCTTCCGTGAGCGAGGAAAGAGACTCCACCAGGAAACTCTGGGCAGAGGGAATGAGCCTGTTGGCCTCGACAATGAATGCTGCAAACGCAGACGAGGATGAATTACTCACTGTAGTGGGTGCGGTCACACCCCAGGCTAGAAAAGCTTTAAGCGAGCTCGGTAGGCTCGTGGCCGACTCTGAGTGGGGTATCCACGGCTCAATGATTGATGACGAGGGCCTTGAAGTTGAAACCAGATTTAGCGCACTGGCCGCCCAGCGTCTGGTTACCGCAACTCTGCAGACAAAGTCTAAAGATCGAAAAGTTGACTACCTTGGAAATTTAGAGGGCTGGTATTGGGCAAGTCACTCTCTAAAGTTCAAACCTCAACGCGGGTCGTTAATTGACGCAAAGGCAACGCCTGATCTTGCCCCAAAGGTTGCAAGATTGATCGCTTCGCGAGACAAGTTATTCAGAGCAACTTTTTCAGTTCGCGATTCGTGGACCGAGGGTGCACACGGACGTATCAAGACTTCCTATCTGCTGACTGGTATCACAGAAGTGCCAGGTCTCCTTGATGATATTGGGGCAGAATAGGTTGTGCCTTATTTCACCAATCGTAGTTTTGTAGTAGAGGGTGCCGGTGTGCCCCGGGTTGGCAGGGCGGCAAGGATCTGGTCTTTGGGAACATCTGCCAGGTGGGCGTAGCGGTCGGTGGTCTGGGGGCTCTTATGTCCAAGTAGCCGACCAACCTCAGCGAGGGATACCCCACCTTGAATGAGCCAAGAGGCATATGTGTGCCGGAGGTCGTGGAGTCTCAGCTCGGGCAGCCCTGCGCTCAGGCAAGCCTTCTTGAATGCTTTACGTAGTTGTGAGCCATCCAGAACGTACCCCTCGGGGGACTGTAAGAACAGGCCGCCAACGCACTTGCCGTCCTTGTGTGGATAGCCGCATTTCTCGCCGCGCTTGGAAGTGATGGTTTCATCACGAATCCAGTCGGGCATGGGTACGAACCGGCGTGACTTGCCTTTGGGGTAGGCCTTCATGGTGCGGTTCCTGGTATCCCAAACGTCGCGGATTTCGATCAGCCCGGGGGATTCAAGTATCCGTGGTTTATGTAAGCCAATGGCTTCACCAAGACGAGTCCCAGTGGTTACTAGAAAGTTAGTCGCGTTCTTGTAGTCCTCATCGATGGCATCTAGTACGGACCAAAATTGGTCTTCGGTCAGGTAGGTCTCTTGGGGGTTGGATGCAAAGTTGAATTTGAGCCCATGTGCTGGGTTGAATGCGATGAGTTCGCCCTCCACGGCGCTCTCCATCGAGGCACTGAGCAGATGGACCAAGCGCATGATGGTTGAGTCAGCTAGTACCGGATCATCTGTCCCGGGCTCTCGAAGGGTCTTGACCCATGCCCGTACTTCGCCTTTGGTGATCTTATGTAACTGGACGTTGCCCCATTGCGGCATCAGGTATTTCTTGACCCGGCCCTCATCGGTCCGTGCGGTTGAGGGTTCAACGACTCGTTGAGAAATCCAAGTCTCTGACCATTCTGCCCAGGTCGGAAGATCTCCCGGCTCACGTTGCCCAGTGAGTGCTCGCCTCCGTGACGCTACTTCTTCCTCGCTAGCACGGCGCACGGCCTCAGACTTATGCCGAAACGGCCCACCCTCAACGGTCCTGGTCTTGCCAGTACCATCACGGTACAAGCCTCTCCAGCTACCGGATCCAATCCTCGTTGCCCAAGCCATGGCTCAGCGCTCCACAGCGTCAGGAGAACGGAGATCATCATCGTCCCACATGAACTCGCGATCTTCCCGCTGCTCCGATCCCTTGCCCGATTCAAAGAAAAGCGGACTCACTGGGCGCTCGCGGAACTGATCAAACCATTCTTGCGGGATCTGTTCGACACGTGGCATACGCAGGACAACTTCAGCCGTAACTGAGTTGCCAGTCAGTTCACCACGAACAGCGGGGGTGATACCACGCTCCTCAAGGAACGTTACAAGGTTCCAGAACTCTTCGGTGCGAGTAGGTGTAAATACCCCAATCCGCTGACGGTCTAACCGGATCTCCACCGCATTAATAGCTGACCTCGCCCGAACTTCCTTAATCGCATGGGCGGTGAAGATCAAAGCGGTTGAAGGCCCTTGGACATAAGGGCCAAGCACATCCATGTGCTCATTCTCCTTTGTCACCTGAATGTTCCGATCATCCTGCAGCAACACCGTGTCACCACCAGGATAAAGATTCACCGGCAAGATCAAAGCAGGATCAGGCAACCGCACAAACCCATTAACTGAGCCATTCTCATGCCCAGACCAATCAAGGGTGCCTACAACCTGTAAGTGGTAACCCATCCCCGCAATCTCATCGAGCTTACCGGCCCACTCTGCAGCACGCTCAGCAGAAAGATAACCAACCGTCTGCCCCTCAATGGCCACCGCTACAGCATTAGCATCATGCGGATTCATAGGGTCACGCACCAATAGAGCCGGAAATGAAGCGCGGTGGTAACCATCAGAACCGTAGTGGAACCGCAAGAACTTTCGCGATGCCTCACGATAGTGCCACGTCCCCGTCAACTTTTCACCCTTAGACTTTGGAGCCTGCAAAAACGGCTCCAGCCCAGGCAGATGAGGAGCAGGAGCTACCCACGACTTCTTAGACGACTTCGTCTGCTTATCCGCAGCTCCAGCAAAAAAACGAGACAACCAACCAAACAGTGCCATCATGCACTCCTAACTAGACCCTGGCTACCAACCGAATAAAGCGACTGCCACAAAAGCAGCAACTTAACAGGAACTTCCAACTCATGAGCGATAGCCGGCGGCGAATCATACATAGCCTCGGCTACCGCATACTCAACCGGAGAAATCAACAAACTAGCCGCATACTTATCCGCTTGCGCCTCATCGCGCTCGCGGTCATGCCGATACCGCCAATCATGCCCATAATGCACATGCCCCAACTCATGAGCCAACGCGACCTTTTGCGTCATTGCACGGCGCTCGCTGTTAATCAAGATCAGGCGGTTAGGGAGAAGTAGGCCGCTTTTCCCATGTAGCGGTAGGAACTCGACTCGATGCCCCATCGTTGCGGCATGGTCCACCAAGCTATTGATCATGGGAACTCCTGGCCGGCCTCGGCTTCTGCGTCGTAATCAGCATCAGATGCGGCCAAAGCAAAGTCAGCAGGGTTGAGAGAGCTGAAGGCTCTTTCGAAGATCTCATGTGGGTCGACATCGAGAGCTCGGGATATTTCAGCCAGCGCTGATGTGGGAATATCCCTTTTGCCGTTGAGGTAGTTAAGGATAGCGCTCTTAGATAGCCCCGTAGCAAGGACGAGGCTATCTATCGTCATTTTCCTGCGTGCTCGGCTTGCTCGAAGTTCGCCGGCAACCAAGCTGCTAAACAAATCTCCATATTCACCCATGAACCAAACGCTAGCCCATTTGGCGACTTTAGTCTACGAATCTAACACTAAAGAGTCCAAACGTGGTTGCAGGGTGTTCAAACGCGGTCTATGGTGTTCATATGAATACCGAAAGGCACGAAGTGGCAGTCCTTGTACAGGAAGCCATGAAGCAGGCGGACCGGTCAATGAAATGGACGGCTGTTAAAGCGGGGCTGAAAGTAAGCACATTTCGGAGGAAGGTGCTGGGTGAAGGTGAATTCAAAGTCTCTGAGCTTGCCCAGGTGGCACGGGCGTTGGACGTCATGCCTATGGCGTTACTCCCGGAGACCTTCAAGAAGGAGGCGAACTGATGAGCGCCATCGACCTGGTGCTGGCAGAGGCCGAGGTTGCCGCCGCCAGCACCAGAGTGGGGCTAGTGCTCGTGG
It encodes the following:
- a CDS encoding tyrosine-type recombinase/integrase, translated to MAWATRIGSGSWRGLYRDGTGKTRTVEGGPFRHKSEAVRRASEEEVASRRRALTGQREPGDLPTWAEWSETWISQRVVEPSTARTDEGRVKKYLMPQWGNVQLHKITKGEVRAWVKTLREPGTDDPVLADSTIMRLVHLLSASMESAVEGELIAFNPAHGLKFNFASNPQETYLTEDQFWSVLDAIDEDYKNATNFLVTTGTRLGEAIGLHKPRILESPGLIEIRDVWDTRNRTMKAYPKGKSRRFVPMPDWIRDETITSKRGEKCGYPHKDGKCVGGLFLQSPEGYVLDGSQLRKAFKKACLSAGLPELRLHDLRHTYASWLIQGGVSLAEVGRLLGHKSPQTTDRYAHLADVPKDQILAALPTRGTPAPSTTKLRLVK
- a CDS encoding ImmA/IrrE family metallo-endopeptidase; the encoded protein is MINSLVDHAATMGHRVEFLPLHGKSGLLLPNRLILINSERRAMTQKVALAHELGHVHYGHDWRYRHDRERDEAQADKYAASLLISPVEYAVAEAMYDSPPAIAHELEVPVKLLLLWQSLYSVGSQGLVRSA
- a CDS encoding helix-turn-helix transcriptional regulator; the protein is MGEYGDLFSSLVAGELRASRARRKMTIDSLVLATGLSKSAILNYLNGKRDIPTSALAEISRALDVDPHEIFERAFSSLNPADFALAASDADYDAEAEAGQEFP